The following coding sequences are from one Lolium rigidum isolate FL_2022 chromosome 6, APGP_CSIRO_Lrig_0.1, whole genome shotgun sequence window:
- the LOC124667066 gene encoding sugar transport protein MST8, producing MAVGALAKSDGKDYPGNMTVFVFLACLVASSGGLIFGYDIGISGGVTSMDPFLIRFFPSVYAKEQEVVETNQYCKFDSALLTLFTSSLYLAALVASLFASVTTRKFGRRMTMLGGGVTFLVGAILNGFALNIAMLIIGRILLGVGVGFSNQAVPLYLSEMAPAKMRGMLNISFQLMITLGILAANLINYFTAKISGGWGWRISLGLAAVPAVIMAGGSIFLPDTPNSLVARGKEEEARAMLRRIRGTHDIGLEYDDLLAASEASKAIDNPWKTLLERRYRPQLAMAILIPTLQQLTGINVVMFYAPVLFKTIGFGGTASLMSSVISGGVNMLATFVSIATVDRLGRRKLLLEGGCQMIIAQFLLGTLILIKFGTDGVANISRSYAIGVVFCICVFVSAFAWSWGPLGWLVPSEIFPLEIRSAAQSMVVVFNMAFTFIIAQIFLMMLCRLKFGLFYFFGVCELLMTAFIYFFLPETKGIPIEEMDRIWGRHWYWKRFVEDGGSRKVQMASTAV from the exons ATGGCAGTCGGCGCTCTTGCCAAATCCGATGGCAAGGACTACCCCGGGAACATGaccgtcttcgtcttcctcgcctGCCTCGTCGCTTCCTCAGGCGGTCTCATCTTCGGCTACGACATTGGCATCTCAG GTGGTGTGACGTCGATGGACCCGTTCCTGATCCGGTTCTTCCCGTCGGTGTACGCCAAGGAGCAGGAGGTAGTGGAGACGAACCAGTACTGCAAGTTCGACAGCGCGCTGCTGACGCTCTTCACCTCGTCGCTCTAcctcgccgccctcgtcgcctccCTCTTCGCCTCCGTCACCACAAGGAAGTTTGGCCGCAGGATGACCAtgctcggcggcggcgtcaccTTCCTCGTCGGCGCCATCCTCAACGGCTTCGCCTTGAACATCGCCATGCTCATCATCGGCAGGATCCTCCTGGGCGTCGGTGTCGGCTTCAGCAATCAG GCCGTTCCTCTGTACCTGTCCGAGATGGCGCCGGCGAAGATGCGCGGCATGCTCAACATCAGCTTCCAGCTCATGATCACACTGGGCATCCTGGCCGCCAACCTCATCAACTACTTCACGGCCAAGATCTCCGGCGGCTGGGGATGGCGCATCAGCCTGGGTCTCGCCGCCGTCCCAGCCGTCATCATGGCCGGTGGCTCCATCTTCCTCCCAGACACGCCCAACTCCCTCGTCGCCCGcggcaaggaggaggaggcgcgcgcTATGCTCCGTCGCATCCGCGGCACCCACGACATCGGCCTCGAGTACGACGACCTCCTCGCTGCCAGCGAGGCTTCCAAGGCCATCGACAACCCGTGGAAGACTCTCCTAGAGCGCCGCTACAGGCCGCAGCTGGCGATGGCCATCCTGATCCCGACGCTGCAGCAGCTCACCGGCATCAACGTGGTGATGTTCTATGCCCCCGTGCTTTTCAAGACCATCGGCTTCGGTGGCACCGCCTCGCTCATGTCCTCCGTCATCAGCGGCGGAGTCAACATGCTCGCCACCTTCGTCTCCATCGCCACCGTTGACCGCCTCGGCCGCCGCAAGCTCCTCCTCGAAGGTGGCTGCCAAATGATCATTGCCCAG TTCTTGCTTGGGACTCTGATCCTGATCAAGTTCGGAACAGACGGCGTGGCGAACATCTCGCGCTCGTACGCGATCGGCGTGGTGTTCTGCATCTGCGTGTTCGTGTCGGCGTTCGCGTGGTCATGGGGGCCGCTGGGGTGGCTGGTGCCGAGCGAGATCTTCCCACTGGAGATCCGGTCGGCGGCGCAGAGCatggtggtggtgttcaacatGGCCTTCACCTTCATCATCGCGCAGATCTTCCTGATGATGCTCTGCCGCCTCAAGTTCGGCCTCTTCTACTTCTTCGGCGTCTGCGAGCTCCTCATGACAGCCTTCATCTACTTCTTCCTGCCGGAGACCAAGGGGATCCCCATCGAGGAGATGGACAGGATCTGGGGAAGGCACTGGTACTGGAAGCGATTCGTCGAAGACGGCGGCAGCCGCAAGGTCCAGATGGCATCCACTGCCGTATGA